The Bacillota bacterium genome includes a region encoding these proteins:
- the spoIIIAA gene encoding stage III sporulation protein AA, with protein sequence MGRAWEEDLLPLVAEPVRSALRRLAPETAAQLEEIRLRVARPLAVGSYGRETFVCSDGRFTSRPEEAYRVSRGDVEATLQLLFRGSLYAVEEQLRQGYVTVAGGHRVGFCGRAVLEDGHIAGLVDISSLSFRICREVPGAADPIIPFLVVDGRVVGALILSAPLGGKTTVLRDAVRQLSDGVPALRFPGAKVCLVDERSEVAGCWNGEPQRYVGLRTDVLDGVPKATGLMMAVRAMSPQVVATDELGGAADVAAVEEALHAGVAVLATAHASSLAEARSRPHLGGLMARGAFPRVILLSRRLGPGTAEAVWSAEGENLLPQPLPPGPWTRGHIPAGPAISCRKEGQGGA encoded by the coding sequence GTGGGTCGAGCGTGGGAGGAAGACTTGTTGCCCCTGGTGGCTGAGCCGGTGCGTTCCGCCCTGCGCCGCCTGGCGCCAGAAACGGCGGCGCAACTGGAGGAGATCCGGTTGCGGGTGGCCCGGCCGCTGGCGGTGGGTAGCTACGGGCGGGAGACCTTCGTTTGCAGTGACGGGCGTTTCACCAGCCGGCCCGAAGAAGCATACCGGGTGAGCCGCGGCGATGTGGAGGCCACCTTGCAGCTTCTCTTCCGCGGCTCGTTGTACGCAGTTGAGGAACAGCTCCGCCAGGGGTACGTAACCGTGGCTGGCGGACACAGGGTGGGATTCTGCGGGCGGGCGGTACTGGAAGACGGGCACATTGCCGGCCTGGTGGACATATCGTCACTCAGTTTCCGGATTTGCCGGGAGGTGCCCGGAGCTGCCGACCCTATCATCCCTTTTCTGGTCGTTGACGGCCGGGTCGTGGGGGCGCTGATCCTGTCGGCTCCCCTGGGAGGCAAGACCACCGTGCTGCGTGATGCTGTCCGCCAGCTCTCCGATGGGGTCCCCGCCCTGAGGTTTCCGGGGGCGAAAGTCTGCCTGGTGGACGAGCGGTCGGAGGTGGCCGGGTGCTGGAACGGGGAACCCCAGCGCTACGTGGGACTGCGCACGGACGTGCTGGACGGTGTTCCCAAAGCCACGGGGTTGATGATGGCGGTGCGGGCCATGTCTCCTCAGGTGGTGGCCACCGACGAACTGGGGGGTGCTGCCGACGTGGCGGCAGTTGAGGAAGCCCTGCATGCGGGGGTAGCCGTTTTGGCCACGGCTCACGCTTCCTCACTGGCAGAGGCGCGATCCCGGCCTCATCTCGGGGGGCTCATGGCCCGGGGCGCTTTCCCGCGGGTCATCCTCCTCAGCCGGCGGCTGGGTCCGGGGACCGCGGAAGCGGTGTGGTCAGCCGAGGGAGAAAACTTGCTCCCGCAACCTTTGCCGCCGGGGCCGTGGACCCGGGGGCATATCCCTGCGGGGCCGGCCATATCATGCAGGAAGGAGGGACAAGGTGGGGCTTAA
- a CDS encoding stage III sporulation protein AB: protein MGLKFLGAALFLAAGIGLGWQSAARLEHRVRELRSLVVSLRVLEKEVAVGATPLPVALERSAQVAEPSVARLLGEVAARLSDGSGRTARQAWEEALGQVSLSLAAPDLEVLRGLGVTLGSSGRADQVRHISLTRERLAAREQAAREEEQRQGKLYRYLGVLVPLALLLALW, encoded by the coding sequence GTGGGGCTTAAGTTCCTGGGAGCTGCTCTGTTCCTGGCAGCGGGGATAGGGCTCGGGTGGCAGTCGGCAGCTCGCCTGGAGCACAGGGTGAGGGAACTGCGGTCCCTCGTCGTGTCCCTGCGGGTCCTGGAGAAGGAAGTGGCGGTGGGTGCGACCCCCCTGCCTGTGGCCCTGGAACGGTCGGCCCAGGTGGCGGAACCCTCCGTTGCCCGCCTGCTCGGGGAGGTGGCGGCTCGCCTCTCGGACGGCAGCGGACGTACGGCGCGACAGGCCTGGGAAGAAGCCCTGGGGCAGGTATCCCTTTCTCTGGCGGCGCCGGACCTGGAGGTACTGCGGGGGCTGGGCGTGACCCTGGGATCGAGCGGGCGAGCCGACCAGGTGCGGCACATATCCCTGACGCGGGAGCGGCTGGCTGCCCGCGAGCAGGCGGCCCGCGAAGAGGAGCAGCGGCAGGGCAAACTTTACCGCTACCTGGGCGTGTTGGTGCCCCTGGCCCTGCTCCTGGCCCTGTGGTGA
- the spoIIIAC gene encoding stage III sporulation protein AC: MDVELIFKIAGVGILVSVLYTVLKQAGKEEQGQLVALAGVVVVLMMVIQLVVRLFETVRTMFRLY, translated from the coding sequence GTGGACGTGGAGCTCATCTTCAAGATAGCCGGGGTGGGCATCCTGGTATCCGTCCTCTACACCGTCCTCAAGCAGGCGGGTAAGGAGGAGCAGGGGCAGTTGGTGGCCCTGGCGGGAGTGGTAGTGGTCCTGATGATGGTCATTCAACTGGTGGTGCGCCTGTTTGAGACCGTCCGCACCATGTTTCGCCTGTACTGA
- the spoIIIAD gene encoding stage III sporulation protein AD, producing the protein MELVQVVGFALVVTVILVVLRQQRPDMAVLLSVAAAAAILFFLVDRIWQAVGLLQDLAARAGVRDTYVQILLRVMGIAYLAELGSQVCRDAGEGAMATKVEMAGKIIILILAIPIVRALADAVLGAIPLATR; encoded by the coding sequence GTGGAGCTTGTGCAGGTGGTGGGGTTTGCGCTGGTGGTCACGGTCATCCTGGTCGTCTTGCGCCAGCAGCGACCGGACATGGCGGTGTTACTTTCGGTGGCCGCGGCGGCCGCCATCCTGTTTTTCCTGGTGGATCGTATCTGGCAGGCCGTCGGACTGCTCCAGGATCTGGCGGCGCGCGCCGGCGTCCGGGATACGTACGTCCAGATCCTGCTGCGGGTGATGGGGATCGCGTACCTGGCGGAGCTGGGCAGCCAGGTGTGCCGGGACGCCGGGGAAGGGGCCATGGCGACCAAGGTGGAGATGGCGGGCAAGATCATCATCCTCATCCTGGCCATACCCATTGTGCGTGCCCTGGCCGACGCTGTCCTGGGCGCCATTCCCCTGGCCACCCGCTGA
- a CDS encoding stage III sporulation protein AE, whose translation MGLGRLWRVVLGRGWRAGWAITLVVLGVAGRAGFPVRAEGELRAPGVVELAPGPGENDQRQEGLCPDPLHGAEEQWEAARSPELDELLRQIEKELGRPGALDVPAIVSRLREGGIMVDLPALGRRLAQVLWGEVPSTVSLLGKLVLLALVAGLLVQLGEACGGGQVARVAYLVAFLAFMGLAISSFVAAFAAARAVVNRLVALMLALIPPFLALTVASGTPASAGLLHPALMLAVNGAGLLGAAVAMPLLFASALIELVDGLAQRRRLEGLSTLLRQGSVWTVGLGMAAFLGVAVVQNAAGRALDGVVVRTTKFLSGTFVPVVGKMFSDATEVVFASTRLVMAGLGVAGVLAVLAVIMLPLVKILLLVLCFRLAGALVAVLDARELAGCLRGIASALGWLGVIVGMIALSFLVCIAILVGAARPA comes from the coding sequence ATGGGATTGGGCCGGCTGTGGCGGGTGGTGCTGGGCCGGGGATGGCGGGCGGGGTGGGCCATCACGCTCGTGGTCCTGGGGGTGGCGGGACGGGCGGGTTTCCCTGTGCGGGCGGAAGGAGAATTGCGGGCACCCGGCGTGGTGGAACTGGCACCCGGGCCGGGCGAGAATGACCAGCGCCAGGAAGGGCTGTGTCCGGATCCGCTGCACGGGGCAGAAGAACAGTGGGAGGCCGCCCGGTCCCCGGAACTGGACGAGTTGCTACGGCAGATAGAGAAGGAACTCGGGCGGCCGGGAGCGCTGGATGTGCCCGCCATCGTGTCGCGGCTGCGCGAGGGCGGGATCATGGTGGACCTGCCTGCCCTGGGCCGGCGGCTGGCCCAGGTGCTCTGGGGCGAGGTCCCCTCCACCGTCTCGCTCCTGGGCAAGCTGGTCCTCCTGGCTCTGGTGGCAGGTCTGCTGGTGCAACTGGGGGAGGCCTGCGGCGGGGGGCAGGTCGCTCGGGTGGCTTACTTGGTGGCTTTCCTGGCCTTCATGGGCCTGGCCATTTCCAGCTTCGTGGCGGCCTTTGCGGCCGCACGAGCGGTGGTCAACCGCCTGGTGGCCCTCATGCTGGCCCTCATCCCGCCCTTCTTGGCCCTCACCGTGGCCAGCGGTACCCCAGCCAGTGCCGGGCTGCTGCACCCGGCCCTGATGCTGGCGGTCAACGGAGCGGGGCTGCTGGGAGCGGCGGTGGCCATGCCCCTGCTGTTTGCTTCCGCCTTGATCGAACTGGTCGACGGCCTGGCGCAACGGAGGCGGCTGGAGGGCCTCAGCACGCTCTTGCGACAGGGCAGCGTGTGGACGGTTGGCCTGGGTATGGCCGCCTTCCTGGGTGTGGCGGTGGTGCAGAACGCCGCTGGCAGGGCCCTGGACGGGGTGGTGGTACGCACCACCAAGTTCCTGTCCGGCACCTTCGTGCCCGTGGTCGGCAAGATGTTTTCCGATGCCACCGAGGTGGTGTTTGCGTCCACCCGGCTGGTGATGGCAGGCCTGGGAGTGGCGGGGGTGTTGGCCGTGCTGGCCGTCATCATGCTGCCCCTGGTGAAGATCCTGCTTCTCGTACTCTGCTTTCGCCTGGCGGGAGCCCTAGTGGCAGTACTTGACGCCCGGGAACTGGCGGGGTGCCTGCGCGGTATCGCCTCGGCCCTGGGGTGGCTGGGGGTAATCGTGGGTATGATCGCCCTTTCCTTTCTGGTTTGCATTGCCATCCTGGTGGGGGCAGCTCGCCCGGCCTAG